A single region of the Acidithiobacillus acidisediminis genome encodes:
- the hpnA gene encoding hopanoid-associated sugar epimerase → MRALITGASGFVGAAVLRRLVLEGVPVRVLARPGADDAAWKDLPDIEVVEGDLCDPASLERAVLGCRWVFHVAADYRLWVPDPEIMYRANVDGSETLLRAALVAGVERIVYTSSVAVLGLRSDGQPSTEETPSSIDDMIGHYKRSKFLAEERVRVLCREQGAPIVIVNPSTPIGPADRKPTPTGRMVLEAAAGRMPAYVDTGLNVVHVDDVAMGHWLALQYGKPGERYILGGDNLSLRAILTRISGLTGRPSPRFRVPRRLLYPIAWVSEAWVRWRGSGLPLVSVDELRMAAHHMYFDSRKAEQELGYTHRPAEEALRDAVAWFAEHHYF, encoded by the coding sequence ATGCGCGCGCTGATCACCGGCGCTTCGGGTTTCGTCGGCGCGGCGGTGCTGCGGCGGCTGGTGCTGGAGGGCGTGCCAGTGCGCGTCTTGGCCCGACCGGGTGCGGATGATGCGGCGTGGAAAGACCTGCCGGATATTGAAGTGGTAGAAGGAGATCTCTGCGATCCCGCTAGCTTGGAGCGCGCAGTGCTGGGCTGCCGTTGGGTCTTTCATGTGGCCGCCGATTACCGCCTGTGGGTTCCAGATCCGGAAATAATGTACCGCGCCAATGTCGATGGCAGCGAAACGCTGCTGCGGGCGGCGTTGGTGGCAGGTGTCGAGCGTATCGTATATACCAGCAGTGTGGCGGTGCTCGGCTTGCGTAGCGATGGGCAGCCGAGTACGGAAGAAACTCCCTCGTCCATCGATGATATGATTGGACATTACAAACGCTCCAAATTCCTCGCCGAGGAACGCGTGCGGGTCCTATGTCGCGAGCAGGGGGCGCCGATTGTCATCGTCAATCCGTCCACACCCATCGGCCCCGCTGATCGCAAACCGACCCCTACCGGACGCATGGTATTGGAGGCTGCGGCGGGACGTATGCCGGCCTATGTCGATACGGGCCTGAATGTCGTACATGTGGATGATGTCGCCATGGGGCATTGGCTGGCCCTGCAATATGGAAAACCTGGAGAGCGATACATCCTCGGTGGTGACAATCTCTCCCTGCGCGCCATCCTGACGCGGATCAGCGGGTTGACGGGGCGACCTTCGCCCCGCTTTCGGGTACCGCGACGCTTACTCTACCCCATTGCCTGGGTCTCAGAGGCTTGGGTGCGCTGGCGTGGCAGCGGTCTTCCGCTGGTGAGCGTCGACGAATTACGGATGGCCGCGCATCATATGTATTTCGACTCCCGCAAGGCGGAACAAGAACTCGGCTATACCCATCGACCCGCCGAAGAGGCCTTGCGCGATGCGGTCGCTTGGTTTGCTGAACATCACTACTTCTGA
- the hpnI gene encoding bacteriohopanetetrol glucosamine biosynthesis glycosyltransferase HpnI, with protein sequence MRSLGLLNITTSDVVIAWIFAFLALLSCLYWGLAWLRIARWRPRLPEFAPGEPVTCAAGISVLKPLHGVEPQLPENLRSFIAQHYSPFELLCGVQDAQDPVLPLLEPLQGQNGLRIVRHTVQLGSNPKVNNLAGIYPHARYPILVLADADIRVGPDYLAQLAQELDRPGVGLSSCLYRARTLPGLWSQVLGVQIQEHFLPSVLAAAALGPNLYCGGATIALRRDVFERCGGFAALADELADDYAIGAHVRALGYRSIVSDVLVETLVAEDSFRSFYAHALRWARTTRAVQPWGHAFSFLTYPLPLVLIAALCWQGWAFAPLVLVLALRLVYHWQIGRKLHSPLMVLAVGLADFLGLSIWAHAQIAGKVHWRGRNFSIDAHGQMHDGVER encoded by the coding sequence ATGCGGTCGCTTGGTTTGCTGAACATCACTACTTCTGACGTGGTGATCGCCTGGATCTTTGCATTTCTGGCGCTTCTGTCCTGTCTGTACTGGGGGCTCGCCTGGTTGCGCATCGCGCGTTGGCGGCCGCGATTGCCCGAGTTCGCGCCGGGGGAGCCCGTGACCTGCGCTGCGGGAATCAGTGTGCTCAAGCCTCTACACGGTGTAGAGCCGCAGCTGCCAGAGAATTTGCGCAGCTTCATCGCGCAACACTATTCTCCGTTTGAATTGCTCTGCGGGGTCCAGGACGCGCAAGATCCCGTTCTGCCCTTGCTGGAACCGTTGCAGGGACAGAACGGTCTGCGTATTGTGCGTCATACGGTTCAGCTGGGTAGTAATCCGAAAGTCAATAACCTGGCAGGGATCTATCCGCACGCGCGCTACCCGATTCTGGTGTTGGCGGATGCGGATATTCGCGTCGGTCCAGACTATCTTGCGCAACTCGCGCAAGAACTGGATCGCCCCGGAGTTGGGCTAAGCAGTTGCCTCTATCGGGCGCGGACACTCCCCGGGCTGTGGTCGCAAGTGCTGGGGGTGCAGATTCAGGAGCATTTCCTACCTTCGGTGTTGGCGGCAGCAGCGCTTGGCCCCAATCTCTACTGTGGTGGCGCCACCATCGCTCTGCGCCGGGATGTGTTCGAGCGCTGTGGCGGATTTGCCGCGCTGGCGGATGAATTGGCTGACGATTACGCCATTGGCGCCCATGTCCGGGCCCTCGGTTACCGTAGCATCGTTAGTGATGTGCTGGTCGAAACACTGGTGGCGGAGGACAGTTTTCGCAGTTTTTACGCCCACGCCTTACGCTGGGCGCGGACCACCCGGGCCGTGCAACCCTGGGGGCATGCCTTCTCCTTTCTGACCTACCCGTTACCCCTGGTCCTGATCGCCGCATTATGCTGGCAAGGTTGGGCTTTTGCTCCCCTGGTGCTGGTCCTAGCCTTGCGCCTCGTGTACCATTGGCAGATTGGACGAAAATTGCACTCGCCTCTAATGGTGCTGGCGGTTGGTCTGGCTGATTTCCTCGGGCTATCGATTTGGGCACATGCGCAAATTGCCGGGAAGGTCCACTGGCGTGGGCGCAATTTTTCCATCGATGCCCATGGGCAAATGCATGACGGAGTAGAGCGATGA
- the hpnJ gene encoding hopanoid biosynthesis associated radical SAM protein HpnJ: protein MTMKTLFLQAPSFEGFDGGAGSRYQAKREIRSFWFPTWLAQPAAMIPGSRLLDAPPADITVEETLRVAASYELCIIHTSTPSFPSDVRMAEMLKAHYPKMLIGLVGAKVAVEPEESLQASPAIDFVAREEFDYTLKEIAEGRPFAEVDGINYRDANGLLVRTPDRAMIEDMDALPFVSEVYKRDLHIEDYFIGYLKHPYISFYTGRGCRSQCTFCLWPQTVGGHRYRTRSAASVIEEVKYIQKAFPQVQEVFFDDDTFTDDRPRAEEIARGLGKLGVTWSCNAKANVPYETLKVLRDNGLRLLLVGYESGNQQILNNIKKGLKVEAARKFTADCHKLGIAIHGTFILGLPGETKETIQQTINFAKEINPHTIQVSLAAPYPGTYLYNQAKEQGWLTEEDEAHLVNDRGVQISPMSYPHLNHTEIFDSVEVMYKKFYFRAGKIAEITGEMLRSSQMMKRRLREGVEFVRFLRQRHG, encoded by the coding sequence ATGACGATGAAAACCTTGTTCCTGCAGGCCCCTTCCTTTGAGGGTTTTGATGGCGGGGCCGGCTCTCGCTACCAGGCCAAGCGCGAAATTCGCTCTTTCTGGTTTCCGACCTGGCTAGCGCAGCCAGCGGCCATGATCCCGGGCAGTCGCCTGCTTGATGCGCCGCCCGCAGACATCACCGTAGAGGAAACGCTACGGGTGGCAGCGAGCTACGAGTTGTGCATCATCCATACCAGTACGCCCTCGTTTCCCTCCGATGTGCGCATGGCAGAAATGCTCAAGGCCCATTATCCAAAGATGCTGATTGGCCTGGTTGGGGCGAAAGTCGCCGTGGAGCCGGAGGAATCCTTGCAGGCTTCCCCTGCCATCGATTTCGTGGCGCGAGAAGAATTTGATTACACCCTGAAAGAGATTGCCGAAGGCCGGCCCTTTGCCGAGGTAGATGGCATCAACTATCGCGATGCCAACGGTCTGCTGGTGCGCACGCCAGATCGCGCCATGATCGAAGATATGGATGCCTTACCGTTTGTCTCCGAGGTCTACAAGCGGGACTTACATATCGAGGATTATTTCATTGGCTATCTGAAACACCCGTACATTTCTTTCTATACCGGCCGTGGTTGTCGTTCCCAGTGTACATTCTGCCTCTGGCCGCAGACCGTAGGAGGCCACCGCTACCGGACTCGCAGCGCGGCCAGTGTCATCGAAGAGGTGAAATACATTCAGAAAGCCTTCCCGCAAGTACAGGAAGTCTTCTTTGACGATGACACTTTCACTGATGATCGCCCGCGTGCCGAAGAGATTGCCCGCGGCCTGGGCAAGCTGGGAGTGACTTGGTCCTGCAATGCCAAGGCCAATGTACCCTATGAAACCCTCAAGGTGCTGCGCGACAACGGTCTGCGCCTTTTGCTCGTTGGCTATGAGTCGGGCAATCAGCAGATTCTCAACAATATCAAGAAGGGTCTGAAGGTCGAGGCGGCGCGCAAATTTACCGCTGATTGCCACAAGCTTGGCATTGCCATTCATGGCACCTTTATTCTCGGTCTGCCTGGTGAGACGAAAGAGACTATTCAGCAAACCATTAATTTTGCTAAAGAAATCAATCCACACACCATTCAGGTATCTCTTGCTGCGCCGTATCCTGGCACCTATTTGTACAATCAGGCGAAGGAGCAGGGCTGGCTCACGGAAGAGGATGAGGCGCATCTGGTGAATGATCGTGGTGTGCAGATCAGTCCGATGAGCTACCCGCATCTCAATCACACAGAGATTTTTGATTCCGTTGAGGTGATGTACAAGAAATTCTACTTTCGTGCGGGTAAGATTGCCGAGATCACCGGTGAGATGCTGCGCAGTTCGCAGATGATGAAGCGTCGTCTGCGTGAGGGGGTGGAGTTTGTACGCTTTCTGCGGCAGCGTCATGGTTAA